A genomic window from Vitis riparia cultivar Riparia Gloire de Montpellier isolate 1030 chromosome 18, EGFV_Vit.rip_1.0, whole genome shotgun sequence includes:
- the LOC117906307 gene encoding uncharacterized protein LOC117906307 isoform X1 — translation MYSLIAKPSSFVSQSSSSSSPPLLVLNRSQLYSSIRFPRKRKSRGRFALRAQSFESPPNNSSNANDSKPPNGSFQPKSRRDILLEYVKNVQPEFMELFVKRAPQQVVDAMRQTVTNMIGTLPPQFFAVTVTTVAENLAQLMYSVMMTGYMFKNAQYRLELQQSLEQAALPEVQEKKDDQDYAPGTQKNVSGEVIRWNNVSGLEKIDAVKYIELLEAEVEELNRQVGRKSANGQNELLEYLKSLEPQNLKDLTSSAGEDVVLAMNTFIKRLLAVSDPGQMKTSVTETSAPELAKLLYWLMMVGYSIRNIEVRFDMERVLGTPPKLAELPPGENV, via the exons ATGTATTCTCTAATAGCGAAACCCTCTTCCTTTGTGTCTCAATCTTCGTCTTCTTCCTCTCCGCCTCTTCTCGTATTGAATCGTTCTCAGCTGTACTCTTCAATCCGCTTCCCGAGGAAGAGGAAGAGCAGAGGAAGATTCGCTTTGAGAGCCCAGTCTTTCGAATCTCCTCCGAACAATTCTTCAAACGCCAACGATTCCAAACCCCCTAACGGCTCTTTT CAGCCAAAAAGCAGGAGGGATATTCTATTGGAGTATGTAAAAAATGTGCAGCCAGAATTCATGGAATTGTTTGTGAAGAGAGCACCCCAACAG GTGGTTGATGCAATGCGCCAAACTGTAACAAATATGATTGGAACACTACCCCCACAATTTTTTGCGGTGACAGTAACGACG GTTGCTGAAAATCTTGCCCAGCTCATGTACAGTGTTATGATGACTGGATATATGTTTAAGAATGCTCAATATAGGTTGGAACTGCAACAAAGTTTGGAGCAGGCTGCTCTTCCTGAAGTACAAGAGAAAAAA GATGATCAGGATTATGCACCAGGCACACAAAAGAATGTGTCAGGCGAAGTTATCCGATGGAATAATGTCTCTGGTCTTGAGAAAATAGATGCTGTGAAGTACATTGAGTTACTTGAAGCAGAAGTTGAAGAACTGAACCGTCAAGTTGGAAGAAAATCTGCTAATGGACAAAATGAATTGTTGGAATATCTCAAGTCTCTTGAGCCCCAAAATTTGAAA GATTTGACAAGTAGTGCTGGAGAGGATGTTGTGCTGGCGATGAACACATTCATAAAGCGCCTTTTGGCTGTTTCAGATCCTGGTCAAATGAAG ACAAGTGTAACAGAGACGAGTGCTCCAGAACTTGCCAAGCTACTTTATTGGTTAATGATGGTTGGCTACAGCATTCGCAACATTGAAGTTCGGTTTGATATGGAACGAGTACTCGGAACCCCTCCCAAACTTGCAGAGCTGCCACCTGGAGAGAATGTTTAA
- the LOC117906307 gene encoding uncharacterized protein LOC117906307 isoform X2 has product MYSLIAKPSSFVSQSSSSSSPPLLVLNRSQLYSSIRFPRKRKSRGRFALRAQSFESPPNNSSNANDSKPPNGSFPKSRRDILLEYVKNVQPEFMELFVKRAPQQVVDAMRQTVTNMIGTLPPQFFAVTVTTVAENLAQLMYSVMMTGYMFKNAQYRLELQQSLEQAALPEVQEKKDDQDYAPGTQKNVSGEVIRWNNVSGLEKIDAVKYIELLEAEVEELNRQVGRKSANGQNELLEYLKSLEPQNLKDLTSSAGEDVVLAMNTFIKRLLAVSDPGQMKTSVTETSAPELAKLLYWLMMVGYSIRNIEVRFDMERVLGTPPKLAELPPGENV; this is encoded by the exons ATGTATTCTCTAATAGCGAAACCCTCTTCCTTTGTGTCTCAATCTTCGTCTTCTTCCTCTCCGCCTCTTCTCGTATTGAATCGTTCTCAGCTGTACTCTTCAATCCGCTTCCCGAGGAAGAGGAAGAGCAGAGGAAGATTCGCTTTGAGAGCCCAGTCTTTCGAATCTCCTCCGAACAATTCTTCAAACGCCAACGATTCCAAACCCCCTAACGGCTCTTTT CCAAAAAGCAGGAGGGATATTCTATTGGAGTATGTAAAAAATGTGCAGCCAGAATTCATGGAATTGTTTGTGAAGAGAGCACCCCAACAG GTGGTTGATGCAATGCGCCAAACTGTAACAAATATGATTGGAACACTACCCCCACAATTTTTTGCGGTGACAGTAACGACG GTTGCTGAAAATCTTGCCCAGCTCATGTACAGTGTTATGATGACTGGATATATGTTTAAGAATGCTCAATATAGGTTGGAACTGCAACAAAGTTTGGAGCAGGCTGCTCTTCCTGAAGTACAAGAGAAAAAA GATGATCAGGATTATGCACCAGGCACACAAAAGAATGTGTCAGGCGAAGTTATCCGATGGAATAATGTCTCTGGTCTTGAGAAAATAGATGCTGTGAAGTACATTGAGTTACTTGAAGCAGAAGTTGAAGAACTGAACCGTCAAGTTGGAAGAAAATCTGCTAATGGACAAAATGAATTGTTGGAATATCTCAAGTCTCTTGAGCCCCAAAATTTGAAA GATTTGACAAGTAGTGCTGGAGAGGATGTTGTGCTGGCGATGAACACATTCATAAAGCGCCTTTTGGCTGTTTCAGATCCTGGTCAAATGAAG ACAAGTGTAACAGAGACGAGTGCTCCAGAACTTGCCAAGCTACTTTATTGGTTAATGATGGTTGGCTACAGCATTCGCAACATTGAAGTTCGGTTTGATATGGAACGAGTACTCGGAACCCCTCCCAAACTTGCAGAGCTGCCACCTGGAGAGAATGTTTAA